cttgcattaagtactatagcaaccgggttttaagtgctcgatagattgtgcgtgctttttgtgatatttgaatcttgtataaatttaggaAGTTATGTATGGTATATTCACGCCACGtcacactttcttggcgccgctgccggggagcggttagctaaGTTAGGTTGTGTATTTGGTAtaagcttttagttattcgatccttttgtaaggattcgtccttacaaaagttacttttattgtcttttatttattattttgtattggaTAATCACTTGTGTTTTTGTTGTCTTTGAAGGATTAGGTCTATTGGTATATGATAAGAAGGTCCCACAAGGATCAAGATTTCACACAACCATTTTCCGATCTGGAGAAACACATACACGAGGTTTATAAGCGTAGAGAAGAACGGGAATTAAGGAAGAATTTTGAGGTTTTGTCATTTTGTTTGATAGAAATGGACGGAGAAGAAGAGGGTAATCTAAATGGTGTTCCTCCACCGGTTGTTAATGAAGTAGTTGCAAATGATCCAAATGACACTCCGATGTGGAATGTTGGCACAAACGGTTGTGCCTCCGGCCATCacaaaaccaccaattgaagcggaaaattggaagatcgagggtaactttttcacaatGCTCAAGGATAGACTTTTTCACGGGCTTATAGATGAAAACCCTTTTGATCACATTCAATATTTTAACGATATTTGTGATATCTACAAGAACAAAGATGTCACCGAAGATGCTTTTAAGCTAAGAGCATTCCCATTCACGCTTGATGGGGAAGCTAAGGCTTGGTTAAGAAACTTGCCATTGGATTCTATTAGGTCTTTTCAAGATTTGAATGAAGCATTTATTAATCACTTTTTCCCACCTTCAAAGGTGGAGCGTTTAAGAATGAAAATTAATGGGTTCACACAAAGGGGAGATGAGTCTTTGTATGGTGCGTGGGTGCGTTTCAAGAAGCTattaagagcttgcccaccgcatgGTCTAACCAAGAAGGAGTACATCAATACGTTCTACCGGGGTACCAATTTTCAAACGAAGCAATATCTTGATTCATCTTCGGGTGGAGTGTTTATGTACAATTCTCCCAATGCGGCCGAAAAGTTATTAGAGGACATCGCGGTTAATACATacgaatgggcaccttcaccaagAGATTTGGCGAGAAAGAATGTGGCTCAAGTGGAGAGTGAAGATGGGCAAGTTACCTTGGCAAGCTTGAATAACCAATTTCAATTATATGGGAAAGAATTGAAAAAGATACAACAAACACTAGTGGCTATGCAAGTCAGTTGTCAAAGGTGTAAAGGACCACACCTCACCAAAAATTGTCCCCAAGTTAATCAATGTACTCACATTGACTTGGATGACATTCCTATGAATTCGGAAGCTCATGTGAACTTTGTGAGCAACCAAAATTTTCAAAGAGGAGGAACTTCTACCCAAGGCAACAACTCTTTTCAATCAAACAATAGCTACTACAACCCTAACCAAAAACAAGTGTCATTCAACACTCAATCCAACACACCTCCCGGATTCTCcaaccaaaaccgaaaccaaggcTACAATTCCAACTATAACCAAAACTGCCAAAATAACTTCCAATCCCACAACCAACAAAGTTATAACAACCAATCTTACAACCACCAATCCAACCCAAATTACCAAGGAAACCAAAGTTATcaaaaccaaggttatagtcaacctcaaattaaccaaggttacaatcaacaaccgcAACAAACTCAACCAAATAACCAACCTTCACAACCTTCCAAAGGACTAGAGGAGCTTATGCAAACCTATATCAAAAAGGTGGAATCAACCGAATCATTCTTGTTGAAAGAGAACGAGTTCTTGAAGCAACAACTTAAGCAACAACAAACCTCGTTCCAAACCTTAGAAAGCACCGTTGGGAGACTTTCAAGTTATGTCTCCGAAAGACCTCAAGTTAACCCAAACCCTCACAACAATAACCGTCAACAACACTAAAACCAAAAAAACAACACTACAAGGGTTATTCCTATTGAGGGCAACACCAACCAAAACCCTAGCTAGCCAAATCGAAATGAAAACGTCAATGCCATAACCACTCGAAGCGGTCTCACTACTCAAGGAGTTGAAGAACCACAACCACAAACCTTTATCACCCAAGAACCACTACCAAGCTTCATTAAAGAAGAAATCGGGGTTAGTAATGAGAAGGGTAAAGAAAAGGTTGATGTAACCGGGGTCAATGGTAATGATGCAAAGGGTGACGATGGAAAGGGTAAGGATAAGGGTAAAGAATCTTCGAAAGTCACAAGACCGGTTCCATATCCAAAAGCTTTAAGGAAGGACACGTTGGCGGCTCAATATAAAAAGTTCCAAGACACGATGAAGAATGTGTCGGTCAACTTGCCTATTACCGATGTGCTCAAAGGGATGCCCAACTATGGACGCTTCATCAAAGAGTTAATCTTTCAAAAGGGTAAATATCATGAGGAAACGTTCTTCTTTATTGAAGAGGAATGCAACAAGATACTTGCATCAAGGCCAAGAATCCCTAAAAAGTTAGGTGATCCGGGAAAATTTGTTTTCCCATGCAAATTTGGTGAATCGAAAGTGTTCAATGCACTAGTCGACTTGAAAGCAAGCATTAACTTAATGCCCCACTCACTTTATGAAAGACTTGGCCTTGGACCTCTCAAACCAACTAAAATTCGTATAAGATTTGCTAACCATTTGTTTGACACCGCAATTGGAATCGCCGAGGACATCTTGGTTAGCATTGACTCCTTGGTGTTCCCGGTCGATTTTGTTATCATGGAGATGAAGGAGGACCTTCAAGTCCCCCTCATCTTAGGTAGACCATTTCTTGCAACCGCCGACACCATCATCTTAGTACAACGCAACCAACTAAACATTGGAGTTGGTGATGAGCGTGTGACCATAAACATTCGGGAAGCTATGAAGCAACCGAGCAACACCGATGATGATGAGTGTTATGCCCTAGACCATATTGACCTTTATGTGGATGAAGAGCTTGAAAAGCTCTTGGGGGTAGATACTTTGGGATTTAACCAAGTCTTTGAAAGTAATATTGTGGACTTAGAAGCCGACTTTAATGAATTGATGAATGTTAGTGTTGATGATAATGAGCTTGAAGGTGAAACATTTCGGGAAGAGTCATTTGAGGCTATTCCTAATGAGGATAGATTTCGAATCAAATCTTCATGGGAAGAACCTCCCACTCTTGAGCTTAAAGAGCTCCCCGAGCATCTTGAGTATGCTTTTCTTAAAGAATCGGGTCAACTACCGGTGATCATCTCTAAGAGACTCACCGTTGACCAAAAGTCAAAGCTTGTTTCACTTCTCAAGTCTCACCATAAAGCAATTGCATGGAAAACCGCGGATATCCCGGGGATAAATCCATCATATTGCACtcacaaaatccttatggaagagaaCTACAAATCGGTTGTCCAACGAGAATGAAGACTTAACCCTAATATGAAGGATGTTGTGAAAAAGGAGGTTATTAAGTTGTTAGACGCGGGCCTAATTTACCCCATCTCGGACTCGCCGTGGGTGAGTCCCGTGCAAGTGGTTCCAAAAAAGGGTGGGACCACGGTGATCGCTAACGACCAAAATGAACTTGTCCCAACCCGAACCatcacaggatggcgtgtgtgtattgactaTAGGCGCTTAAATGACGCCACGAGGAAAGATCACTTCCCCCTCCCGTACATCGATCAAATGATCGAGCGTTTAAGCGGGAAGGAATTCTATTGTTTTCTCGATGGGTTTTCGGGGTATTTCCAAATCCCCATTGACCCGTTGACCAAGAAAAAACGATCTTTACATGCCCATACGGTACCTTTGAATATCGCCGAATGCCCTTCGGGTTGTGTAACGCCATGGGGACGTTCCAAAGGTGTATGCTAGCGATTTTCTCGGATATGATTGAGGACTCCATGGAGGTTTTCATGGACGATTTCTCGATTTTTGGAGACTCTTTCGACCATTACCTCCATAACCTTGATAAATTGTTGACACGATGTGAGAAGGCTAATTTAgtgcttaattgggaaaaatgtcatttcatggtaaaTGAAGGGGTGGTATTGGGACACAAAATTTCTAAAGCGGGAATCGAGGTTGATAAAGCCAAGGTTACCGCCATCAAAGACTTACCCATACCCTcagatgctgaaatgtcccgttcttattgattaaaaacgttccatattagttgatttcgttgcgaggttttgacctctatatgagacgtttttcaaagactgcattcatttttaaacaaaccataaccttcatttcatcaataaaggtttaaaaagctttacgtagattatcaaataatgataatctaaaatatcctgtttacacgcgaccattacataatggtttacaatacaaatatgttacaacaaaataagtttcttgaatgcagtttttacacaatatcatacaagcatggactccaaatcttgtccttatttaagtatgcgacagcggaagctcttaataatcacctgagaataaacatgcttaaaacgtcaacaaaaatgttggtgagttataggtttaacctatatatatcaaatcgtaacaatagaccacaagatttcatatttcaatacacatcccatacatagagataaaaatcattcatatggtgaacacctggtaaccgacaataacaagatgcatatataagaatatccccatcattccgggacacccttcggatatgatataaatttcgaagtactaaagcatccggtactttggatggggtttgttaggcccaatagatctatctttaggattcgtgtcaatta
The window above is part of the Rutidosis leptorrhynchoides isolate AG116_Rl617_1_P2 chromosome 1, CSIRO_AGI_Rlap_v1, whole genome shotgun sequence genome. Proteins encoded here:
- the LOC139904389 gene encoding uncharacterized protein, with the protein product MLKDRLFHGLIDENPFDHIQYFNDICDIYKNKDVTEDAFKLRAFPFTLDGEAKAWLRNLPLDSIRSFQDLNEAFINHFFPPSKVERLRMKINGFTQRGDESLYGAWVRFKKLLRACPPHGLTKKEYINTFYRGTNFQTKQYLDSSSGGVFMYNSPNAAEKLLEDIAVNTYEWAPSPRDLARKNVAQVESEDGQVTLASLNNQFQLYGKELKKIQQTLVAMQVSCQRCKGPHLTKNCPQVNQCTHIDLDDIPMNSEAHVNFVSNQNFQRGGTSTQGVEEPQPQTFITQEPLPSFIKEEIGVSNEKGKEKVDVTGVNGNDAKGDDGKGKDKGKESSKVTRPVPYPKALRKDTLAAQYKKFQDTMKNVSVNLPITDVLKGMPNYGRFIKELIFQKGKYHEETFFFIEEECNKILASRPRIPKKLGDPGKFVFPCKFGESKVFNALVDLKASINLMPHSLYERLGLGPLKPTKIRIRFANHLFDTAIGIAEDILVSIDSLVFPVDFVIMEMKEDLQVPLILGRPFLATADTIILVQRNQLNIGVGDERVTINIREAMKQPSNTDDDECYALDHIDLYVDEELEKLLGVDTLGFNQVFESNIVDLEADFNELMNVSVDDNELEGETFREESFEAIPNEDRFRIKSSWEEPPTLELKELPEHLEYAFLKESGQLPVIISKRLTVDQKSKLVSLLKSHHKAIAWKTADIPGINPSYCTHKILMEENYKSVVQRE